A window of Apium graveolens cultivar Ventura chromosome 8, ASM990537v1, whole genome shotgun sequence contains these coding sequences:
- the LOC141677788 gene encoding disease resistance protein RPV1-like isoform X2, with translation MAHTVTSSSTNKHWTYDVFLSFRGSDTRNNFTDSLYKALCQKRIHTFQDDEELRKGEDIAPALLKAIEESKIAIVIFSENYAQSPWCLDELVKIHQCMETMGQLVRPVFYKVDPADVRHQIRSFGEAMARHEQRYKDRMDRVRNWKSVLHSVANLSGWHIRYDQYDQFIHEITDEVCKKLNSIFMHVVDYPVGLESRVSEVTSLLEINSSDDVRMIGIFGIGGIGKSTIARALYNFVADKFDYKIFIANVRENSIKLGLEELQKQILSQVYMEKGSNVHNVNQGIAISRDRLPRTRSILLILDDVDKREQLQALAGGMDWFGSGSRVVITTRDKHLLDVHGVDKIYDVKELNDDEALELFSWKAFKRSKPDESWIEISKRAVFYGQGLPLAMEIIGSELFGKTIDEWECTLQKYKSIPNRKIQEILRISFDNLEENEKAIFLDIACFFKEEKLDHVKHILNACGFYSKSGIRELTDKSLIAVKENRLWMHDLIQDMGREVVRQESPLDPGKRSRLWFHEDIVRVLSDNMGTDKLEAIVLDLPRQVHEVEWNDEAFEKMKNLRMLKVDQYQIGCFSKAPKHLPNNLRVLFWDDYPSSSLPPDFHPKKLVILELRYSRIALEKPFKRYDYLTHMDLRHCSSIKEVPDISQIPNLVDLSFDGCTNLVKFHDSVGFLHKLVRLSVWGCTSLKSFPSLVKLTALEHLDFRRTSKLERFPDVLGRMEKIRFIDVGETAIKKLPSSFGNLIGLEKLCLTRCVWLADLPSSFLALQNLKELDMGNCPKIRKCLSMFKKHGQRVEGSVTSVLNLVLLNVKYCDLSDDDVYIILSSFNKLEKLNLSGNNFVTIPPCIKECFHLETLQMDYCSFLHDIPEIPSSLRDISTDFCRSLTKRSSNILLSQGLKEVKNLHVQVPGRGIPDWFDHRVKGGSLSFWFSGNFPVISVCSVFGGQEELWLDFQLNLFINGLRVYVYRNNYTVKLEHFTWLHDLRTEMSSKQWRDLDTYLHHDWNHVELTFELSKGTVNWCGVHAYKQDTDMENIVFTNPDSENWSMASDQFDDESEDYFSCTSDEEEENTTMDLKKALGHWKIINLWKRIHHHSKKIDLQLNCVVLYSLRVFATC, from the exons ATGGCACATACAGTGACTTCTTCCTCCACAAATAAACATTGGACTTATGATGTCTTTCTTAGCTTTAGGGGATCAGATACAAGAAACAATTTCACAGACAGTCTTTATAAAGCTTTGTGCCAAAAAAGAATACACACATTTCAAGATGATGAGGAGCTTAGGAAAGGAGAAGACATAGCACCTGCCCTTCTCAAAGCCATTGAAGAATCAAAGATTGCAATTGTTATTTTCTCGGAAAATTATGCTCAATCTCCGTGGTGCCTTGATGAACTTGTCAAAATTCATCAGTGTATGGAAACAATGGGACAGTTGGTTCGACCTGTTTTTTACAAAGTGGATCCAGCAGATGTTAGACATCAAATCAGAAGTTTTGGAGAAGCAATGGCTAGGCATGAACAAAGATACAAGGATCGGATGGACAGGGTTCGAAATTGGAAGTCAGTGCTGCACAGTGTGGCTAACTTGTCTGGATGGCATATCAGGTATGATCAATATGATCAGTTTATTCACGAGATTACCGATGAAGTCTGTAAGAAGTTGAACTCGATATTTATGCATGTTGTTGATTATCCAGTAGGGTTAGAGTCTCGTGTCTCAGAAGTGACTTCACTTCTGGAAATTAATTCTAGTGATGATGTTCGCATGATTGGGATTTTTGGCATTGGTGGAATAGGAAAATCAACAATTGCACGAGCGCTTTATAACTTTGTTGCTGACAAATTTGATTACAAAATTTTTATAGCAAATGTGAGAGAGAATTCGATCAAACTTGGTTTAGAAGAACTGCAGAAACAAATTCTTTCGCAGGTGTATATGGAGAAAGGTTCCAATGTACACAATGTTAACCAAGGAATAGCTATAAGTAGAGACAGACTTCCCCGTACTAGATCAATTCTGTTGATTCTCGATGATGTTGACAAACGAGAACAATTGCAAGCCTTAGCAGGAGGAATGGATTGGTTTGGTTCGGGTAGTAGAGTTGTTATTACAACAAGGGATAAGCATTTGCTAGATGTTCATGGAGTCGATAAAATATATGATGTGAAGGAATTAAACGATGATGAAGCTCTTGAACTGTTCAGTTGGAAAGCCTTCAAAAGAAGCAAACCAGACGAAAGTTGGATAGAAATTTCAAAGAGGGCAGTGTTTTATGGCCAGGGCCTTCCACTAGCCATGGAAATAATAGGTTCTGAGTTATTTGGTAAAACAATTGATGAATGGGAATGCACATTGCAAAAGTACAAAAGCATTCCAAATAGAAAGATTCAAGAAATACTAAGAATTAGTTTCGATAATTTGGAGGAGAATGAGAAAGCAATTTTTCTTGACATTGCATGCTTtttcaaagaagagaaactggaTCATGTCAAACATATACTAAATGCATGTGGATTCTACTCAAAGTCTGGTATTCGAGAACTTACTGACAAATCTTTGATAGCTGTTAAAGAAAATCGACTGTGGATGCATGATTTAATTCAAGACATGGGGAGAGAAGTTGTTCGACAAGAATCACCATTAGATCCTGGAAAACGTAGTAGATTATGGTTTCATGAAGACATTGTTCGAGTACTAAGTGACAACATG GGAACAGATAAGCTTGAAGCTATAGTGTTAGACTTGCCCAGACAAGTGCATGAAGTGGAGTGGAATGATGAAGCTTTTGAAAAGATGAAAAATCTTAGAATGCTTAAAGTTGATCAATATCAAATTGGATGCTTTTCCAAAGCTCCCAAGCATCTCCCAAATAACTTGAGGGTACTTTTCTGGGATGACTATCCGTCATCGTCATTGCCACCTGATTTTCATCCCAAGAAACTTGTTATACTTGAGTTAAGGTACAGTCGTATTGCATTGGAGAAGCCATTCAAG AGGTATGATTATTTGACTCACATGGATCTAAGACATTGTTCTTCTATTAAAGAAGTACCTGACATTTCTCAGATCCCAAATTTGGTAGATTTAAGTTTTGATGGATGCACAAATTTAGTGAAGTTTCATGATTCTGTTGGATTTCTACATAAGCTTGTTAGATTGAGTGTCTGGGGATGTACAAGCCTCAAGAGTTTTCCATCTCTTGTGAAGTTGACAGCCCTTGAACATCTTGATTTCAGGAGAACTTCAAAACTCGAGAGATTCCCAGATGTTTTGGGGAGAATGGAAAAGATAAGATTCATTGATGTGGGGGAGACTGCAATTAAGAAACTGCCATCTTCATTTGGCAATCTAATTGGGCTCGAAAAGTTATGTTTGACAAGGTGTGTATGGCTTGCCGATTTGCCAAGCAGTTTTCTGGCTTTGCAAAACCTTAAGGAACTTGATATGGGAAATTGTCCAAAAATTCGGAAATGTTTGAGCATGTTCAAGAAACATGGACAAAGAGTTGAAGGTTCAGTTACTTCGGTATTGAACTTGGTTTTACTAAATGTCAAATACTGTGATCTATCAGATGATGATGTTTACATTATCCTCAGTAGTTTTAACAAGTTAGAAAAGCTAAACCTCTCAGGAAACAACTTTGTTACTATACCGCCATGCATCAAAGAATGTTTCCACTTGGAGACTCTCCAAATGGATTATTGCAGTTTTCTCCACGACATTCCAGAGATTCCATCAAGTTTACGAGACATAAGTACTGATTTTTGCAGATCATTGACTAAACGGTCATCAAACATATTATTAAGTCAGGGTTTGAAGGAGGTCAAGAACTTGCATGTTCAAGTCCCAGGAAGAGGGATTCCGGATTGGTTTGATCATCGTGTAAAAGGGGGATCCTTGTCCTTCTGGTTCTCTGGAAATTTCCCAGTAATAAGTGTATGTTCTGTTTTTGGAGGACAAGAAGAGTTATGGTTAGACTTCCAGCTAAACCTATTCATCAATGGCCTCAGAGTTTATGTCTATCGTAATAATTATACCGTAAAACTGGAGCATTTTACATGGCTACATGATCTAAGAACTGAAATGTCCTCCAAGCAGTGGCGAGATCTTGATACATACCTACACCATGATTGGAATCATGTGGAGCTTACATTTGAATTGTCAAAAGGGACAGTAAATTGGTGCGGAGTTCATGCATACAAGCAAGACACAGACATGGAAAATATCGTGTTCACAAATCCTGATTCTGAAAATTGGAGCATGGCCTCTGATCAGTTTGATGATGAAAGTGAAGACTACTTTTCATGTACATCAGACGAAG AAGAAGAAAACACAACTATGGACCTCAAGAAAGCATTAGGACACTGGAAAATCATCAATTTGTGGAAAAGGATACATCATCATT CTAAAAAAATTGATTTGCAGTTAAATTGCGTCGTCCTGTATTCACTGAGAGTATTCGCAACATGTTGA
- the LOC141677788 gene encoding disease resistance protein RPV1-like isoform X1 encodes MAHTVTSSSTNKHWTYDVFLSFRGSDTRNNFTDSLYKALCQKRIHTFQDDEELRKGEDIAPALLKAIEESKIAIVIFSENYAQSPWCLDELVKIHQCMETMGQLVRPVFYKVDPADVRHQIRSFGEAMARHEQRYKDRMDRVRNWKSVLHSVANLSGWHIRYDQYDQFIHEITDEVCKKLNSIFMHVVDYPVGLESRVSEVTSLLEINSSDDVRMIGIFGIGGIGKSTIARALYNFVADKFDYKIFIANVRENSIKLGLEELQKQILSQVYMEKGSNVHNVNQGIAISRDRLPRTRSILLILDDVDKREQLQALAGGMDWFGSGSRVVITTRDKHLLDVHGVDKIYDVKELNDDEALELFSWKAFKRSKPDESWIEISKRAVFYGQGLPLAMEIIGSELFGKTIDEWECTLQKYKSIPNRKIQEILRISFDNLEENEKAIFLDIACFFKEEKLDHVKHILNACGFYSKSGIRELTDKSLIAVKENRLWMHDLIQDMGREVVRQESPLDPGKRSRLWFHEDIVRVLSDNMGTDKLEAIVLDLPRQVHEVEWNDEAFEKMKNLRMLKVDQYQIGCFSKAPKHLPNNLRVLFWDDYPSSSLPPDFHPKKLVILELRYSRIALEKPFKRYDYLTHMDLRHCSSIKEVPDISQIPNLVDLSFDGCTNLVKFHDSVGFLHKLVRLSVWGCTSLKSFPSLVKLTALEHLDFRRTSKLERFPDVLGRMEKIRFIDVGETAIKKLPSSFGNLIGLEKLCLTRCVWLADLPSSFLALQNLKELDMGNCPKIRKCLSMFKKHGQRVEGSVTSVLNLVLLNVKYCDLSDDDVYIILSSFNKLEKLNLSGNNFVTIPPCIKECFHLETLQMDYCSFLHDIPEIPSSLRDISTDFCRSLTKRSSNILLSQGLKEVKNLHVQVPGRGIPDWFDHRVKGGSLSFWFSGNFPVISVCSVFGGQEELWLDFQLNLFINGLRVYVYRNNYTVKLEHFTWLHDLRTEMSSKQWRDLDTYLHHDWNHVELTFELSKGTVNWCGVHAYKQDTDMENIVFTNPDSENWSMASDQFDDESEDYFSCTSDEEEENTTMDLKKALGHWKIINLWKRIHHHFKLRRPVFTESIRNMLIMVIYIIIAGGRANLFKHEFGIRKREKMLKASQCYFRSSAGLIAGVLFISTEKVAFCDELVRKHQLVIPIEMITKIKQGKKLNQPAEEYIEITTEYNAEFRFVGLLQYEKAWMSLMKAIAKTK; translated from the exons ATGGCACATACAGTGACTTCTTCCTCCACAAATAAACATTGGACTTATGATGTCTTTCTTAGCTTTAGGGGATCAGATACAAGAAACAATTTCACAGACAGTCTTTATAAAGCTTTGTGCCAAAAAAGAATACACACATTTCAAGATGATGAGGAGCTTAGGAAAGGAGAAGACATAGCACCTGCCCTTCTCAAAGCCATTGAAGAATCAAAGATTGCAATTGTTATTTTCTCGGAAAATTATGCTCAATCTCCGTGGTGCCTTGATGAACTTGTCAAAATTCATCAGTGTATGGAAACAATGGGACAGTTGGTTCGACCTGTTTTTTACAAAGTGGATCCAGCAGATGTTAGACATCAAATCAGAAGTTTTGGAGAAGCAATGGCTAGGCATGAACAAAGATACAAGGATCGGATGGACAGGGTTCGAAATTGGAAGTCAGTGCTGCACAGTGTGGCTAACTTGTCTGGATGGCATATCAGGTATGATCAATATGATCAGTTTATTCACGAGATTACCGATGAAGTCTGTAAGAAGTTGAACTCGATATTTATGCATGTTGTTGATTATCCAGTAGGGTTAGAGTCTCGTGTCTCAGAAGTGACTTCACTTCTGGAAATTAATTCTAGTGATGATGTTCGCATGATTGGGATTTTTGGCATTGGTGGAATAGGAAAATCAACAATTGCACGAGCGCTTTATAACTTTGTTGCTGACAAATTTGATTACAAAATTTTTATAGCAAATGTGAGAGAGAATTCGATCAAACTTGGTTTAGAAGAACTGCAGAAACAAATTCTTTCGCAGGTGTATATGGAGAAAGGTTCCAATGTACACAATGTTAACCAAGGAATAGCTATAAGTAGAGACAGACTTCCCCGTACTAGATCAATTCTGTTGATTCTCGATGATGTTGACAAACGAGAACAATTGCAAGCCTTAGCAGGAGGAATGGATTGGTTTGGTTCGGGTAGTAGAGTTGTTATTACAACAAGGGATAAGCATTTGCTAGATGTTCATGGAGTCGATAAAATATATGATGTGAAGGAATTAAACGATGATGAAGCTCTTGAACTGTTCAGTTGGAAAGCCTTCAAAAGAAGCAAACCAGACGAAAGTTGGATAGAAATTTCAAAGAGGGCAGTGTTTTATGGCCAGGGCCTTCCACTAGCCATGGAAATAATAGGTTCTGAGTTATTTGGTAAAACAATTGATGAATGGGAATGCACATTGCAAAAGTACAAAAGCATTCCAAATAGAAAGATTCAAGAAATACTAAGAATTAGTTTCGATAATTTGGAGGAGAATGAGAAAGCAATTTTTCTTGACATTGCATGCTTtttcaaagaagagaaactggaTCATGTCAAACATATACTAAATGCATGTGGATTCTACTCAAAGTCTGGTATTCGAGAACTTACTGACAAATCTTTGATAGCTGTTAAAGAAAATCGACTGTGGATGCATGATTTAATTCAAGACATGGGGAGAGAAGTTGTTCGACAAGAATCACCATTAGATCCTGGAAAACGTAGTAGATTATGGTTTCATGAAGACATTGTTCGAGTACTAAGTGACAACATG GGAACAGATAAGCTTGAAGCTATAGTGTTAGACTTGCCCAGACAAGTGCATGAAGTGGAGTGGAATGATGAAGCTTTTGAAAAGATGAAAAATCTTAGAATGCTTAAAGTTGATCAATATCAAATTGGATGCTTTTCCAAAGCTCCCAAGCATCTCCCAAATAACTTGAGGGTACTTTTCTGGGATGACTATCCGTCATCGTCATTGCCACCTGATTTTCATCCCAAGAAACTTGTTATACTTGAGTTAAGGTACAGTCGTATTGCATTGGAGAAGCCATTCAAG AGGTATGATTATTTGACTCACATGGATCTAAGACATTGTTCTTCTATTAAAGAAGTACCTGACATTTCTCAGATCCCAAATTTGGTAGATTTAAGTTTTGATGGATGCACAAATTTAGTGAAGTTTCATGATTCTGTTGGATTTCTACATAAGCTTGTTAGATTGAGTGTCTGGGGATGTACAAGCCTCAAGAGTTTTCCATCTCTTGTGAAGTTGACAGCCCTTGAACATCTTGATTTCAGGAGAACTTCAAAACTCGAGAGATTCCCAGATGTTTTGGGGAGAATGGAAAAGATAAGATTCATTGATGTGGGGGAGACTGCAATTAAGAAACTGCCATCTTCATTTGGCAATCTAATTGGGCTCGAAAAGTTATGTTTGACAAGGTGTGTATGGCTTGCCGATTTGCCAAGCAGTTTTCTGGCTTTGCAAAACCTTAAGGAACTTGATATGGGAAATTGTCCAAAAATTCGGAAATGTTTGAGCATGTTCAAGAAACATGGACAAAGAGTTGAAGGTTCAGTTACTTCGGTATTGAACTTGGTTTTACTAAATGTCAAATACTGTGATCTATCAGATGATGATGTTTACATTATCCTCAGTAGTTTTAACAAGTTAGAAAAGCTAAACCTCTCAGGAAACAACTTTGTTACTATACCGCCATGCATCAAAGAATGTTTCCACTTGGAGACTCTCCAAATGGATTATTGCAGTTTTCTCCACGACATTCCAGAGATTCCATCAAGTTTACGAGACATAAGTACTGATTTTTGCAGATCATTGACTAAACGGTCATCAAACATATTATTAAGTCAGGGTTTGAAGGAGGTCAAGAACTTGCATGTTCAAGTCCCAGGAAGAGGGATTCCGGATTGGTTTGATCATCGTGTAAAAGGGGGATCCTTGTCCTTCTGGTTCTCTGGAAATTTCCCAGTAATAAGTGTATGTTCTGTTTTTGGAGGACAAGAAGAGTTATGGTTAGACTTCCAGCTAAACCTATTCATCAATGGCCTCAGAGTTTATGTCTATCGTAATAATTATACCGTAAAACTGGAGCATTTTACATGGCTACATGATCTAAGAACTGAAATGTCCTCCAAGCAGTGGCGAGATCTTGATACATACCTACACCATGATTGGAATCATGTGGAGCTTACATTTGAATTGTCAAAAGGGACAGTAAATTGGTGCGGAGTTCATGCATACAAGCAAGACACAGACATGGAAAATATCGTGTTCACAAATCCTGATTCTGAAAATTGGAGCATGGCCTCTGATCAGTTTGATGATGAAAGTGAAGACTACTTTTCATGTACATCAGACGAAG AAGAAGAAAACACAACTATGGACCTCAAGAAAGCATTAGGACACTGGAAAATCATCAATTTGTGGAAAAGGATACATCATCATT TTAAATTGCGTCGTCCTGTATTCACTGAGAGTATTCGCAACATGTTGATTATGGTGATCTACATCATTATAGCCGGTGGCAGAGCTAATCTGTTCAAGCATGAGTTTGggataagaaaaagagagaagaTGTTGAAGGCCTCACAGTGTTATTTTCGTTCCTCAGCCGGTCTGATTGCAGGAGTCCTTTTTATCTCTACTGAAAAAGTTGCTTTCTGTGATGAATTAGTCCGTAAACATCAG TTGGTGATACCCATAGAAATGATTACAAAAATCAAGCAAGGGAAGAAGCTGAACCAGCCAGCTGAGGAGTACATAGAGATTACCACTGAATACAATGCAGAATTTCGATTTGTAGGACTATTACAATATGAGAAAGCTTGGATGAGCTTAATGAAAGCCATTGCCAAGACCAAATAA